One Microvirgula aerodenitrificans DSM 15089 DNA segment encodes these proteins:
- a CDS encoding GDP-mannose 4,6-dehydratase, giving the protein MRLMITGGRGFVAGHVVRQLQAGRSADWLALPSVVDVLDNRALEAEIRRLAPDAVLHLAAQSNVAASFEDPAATFRVNYHGTEALLNALDACGFDGALLFVGSGDMYGLVDPAAFPITEDTPLHPRNPYAVSKVAAEALCFQRAISSRYRIMMARPFNHVGAGQSTGFALPSFASQLAAIARGELAPVLEVGDIDVTRDFTDVADVAEAYLDLLAHGVRGGIYNICSGHEYRVRDLLDRLIAIAGVTVEVRQDPARLRPAEQRRVVASHARLSNATGWQPRTPIEDSLRAIYSSFARFTTDSGGMHSVSR; this is encoded by the coding sequence ATGCGGTTAATGATAACGGGAGGTCGGGGTTTTGTCGCCGGTCATGTAGTCAGGCAACTGCAGGCCGGCCGTAGCGCCGACTGGCTGGCCCTGCCTTCTGTGGTCGATGTGCTGGACAATCGGGCACTGGAGGCGGAAATCCGCCGACTGGCCCCGGACGCCGTGCTGCACCTGGCCGCCCAGAGCAATGTCGCGGCCTCTTTCGAGGATCCCGCCGCCACGTTCCGGGTCAATTACCACGGGACAGAAGCGTTGCTCAATGCTCTCGATGCCTGCGGATTCGACGGCGCCCTGCTGTTCGTCGGTTCGGGCGACATGTATGGCCTGGTCGACCCGGCCGCATTCCCGATCACCGAGGACACGCCGTTACATCCGCGCAACCCGTACGCAGTCAGCAAGGTTGCCGCCGAGGCGCTGTGCTTCCAGCGCGCCATCAGCAGCCGCTACCGGATCATGATGGCGCGACCGTTTAATCATGTTGGCGCTGGCCAGAGCACCGGTTTCGCGCTGCCGTCTTTTGCTTCACAACTGGCCGCGATCGCCCGCGGAGAGCTGGCGCCGGTGCTGGAGGTCGGGGACATCGACGTGACACGGGATTTCACCGATGTGGCCGATGTGGCCGAGGCCTATCTGGACCTGCTAGCGCACGGCGTGCGCGGAGGCATCTACAACATCTGCTCGGGTCACGAATACCGGGTGCGCGACCTGCTAGACCGTCTGATCGCCATTGCCGGTGTCACGGTAGAGGTCCGTCAGGACCCGGCGCGTCTGCGCCCGGCCGAACAGCGCCGGGTTGTCGCCAGTCATGCGCGGCTGAGCAACGCAACCGGCTGGCAACCGCGAACGCCGATAGAGGATTCCCTGCGCGCTATCTACTCCAGCTTCGCGAGGTTCACCACGGACAGCGGCGGTATGCATTCCGTGTCTCGCTGA
- the gmd gene encoding GDP-mannose 4,6-dehydratase has protein sequence MSKRALITGLTGQDGAYLAQLLLNKGYEVYGIIARRSTPTVWRLDELGIREEIRFIEADLADAASLIRAVQQSQPDEIYNLGAQSFVGTSWNQPLVTADIDALGVTRLLEAIRLVKPDARFYQASTSEMFGLIQAERQSETTPFYPRSPYGVAKLYGHWITVNYRESFKLHASSGILFNHESPLRGIEFVTRKVTDAVARIKFGKQKELRLGNIDARRDWGFAGDYVEAMWLMLQQDTPDDYVVATGVTTTVRTMCEIAFRHVGLNPDDHIVIDPAFFRPAEVDVLLGNPDKARAKLGWTPKTSLEQLITMMVEADLRRVGKE, from the coding sequence ATGAGCAAACGAGCACTCATCACTGGTCTGACCGGCCAGGATGGCGCCTACCTGGCGCAACTTCTGTTGAACAAGGGTTACGAAGTCTACGGGATCATTGCCCGCCGCAGTACGCCGACAGTCTGGCGGCTGGACGAGCTGGGCATTCGCGAAGAAATCCGGTTCATCGAGGCCGATCTGGCCGATGCTGCGTCGCTGATCCGCGCCGTCCAGCAGAGTCAGCCGGACGAAATCTACAACCTTGGTGCACAGAGCTTCGTCGGCACCTCGTGGAACCAGCCGCTGGTCACCGCCGACATCGATGCGCTCGGTGTGACGCGACTGCTCGAAGCGATCCGCCTGGTCAAGCCGGACGCGCGGTTCTACCAGGCATCGACCAGCGAAATGTTCGGTTTGATCCAGGCCGAGCGGCAGAGCGAGACGACGCCGTTCTACCCGCGCAGCCCGTATGGCGTGGCCAAGCTGTATGGTCACTGGATCACCGTCAACTACCGCGAGAGCTTCAAGCTCCATGCCTCCAGCGGCATCCTGTTCAACCACGAGTCGCCGCTGCGCGGCATCGAATTCGTGACGCGCAAGGTGACTGACGCCGTCGCGCGCATCAAGTTCGGCAAGCAGAAGGAACTGCGCCTCGGCAATATCGACGCCAGGCGCGACTGGGGTTTTGCCGGAGATTATGTTGAAGCCATGTGGCTGATGCTGCAACAGGACACACCGGACGATTACGTCGTTGCCACCGGTGTGACGACCACCGTGCGCACGATGTGCGAAATTGCTTTCCGCCATGTGGGGCTGAACCCCGACGACCATATCGTCATCGACCCGGCTTTCTTCCGCCCGGCCGAGGTGGACGTGCTGCTCGGCAACCCGGACAAGGCGCGCGCCAAACTGGGCTGGACGCCGAAGACCTCGCTCGAACAACTGATCACCATGATGGTCGAGGCCGACCTGCGCCGTGTCGGGAAAGAATAA
- a CDS encoding ABC transporter permease has product MKLIHSLWQFRGFVLGSVKRDIHARYLGTLLGATWIVIQPLMMILVYTLIFSKVMHSRLPGVGGDFAYSIHLCAGLLPWLYFSETLLRCQTIFIDNANLMKKSSFPNICLPVITVLITSFNFAVIFSLFLVFLLLIGHFPGWVILAILPVIVLQTLLALGLGLLCATLNVFFRDVGQLVGAVLQFGFWLTPIIYPISVLPVWTHRWIMLNPLVGVFNFYQTIFVEQRIPPLDGLLSAAIWTSFSLVIGLWVYRRHQREMVDEL; this is encoded by the coding sequence ATGAAACTGATCCATTCCCTCTGGCAATTTCGAGGCTTCGTGCTTGGCAGCGTCAAGCGGGATATCCACGCGCGTTATCTGGGGACCCTGCTCGGCGCGACCTGGATTGTCATCCAGCCGCTGATGATGATCCTCGTCTACACACTGATTTTCTCCAAAGTCATGCACAGCCGGCTACCCGGCGTGGGGGGCGACTTCGCCTATAGCATCCACCTGTGCGCGGGTCTGCTGCCGTGGCTGTATTTTTCCGAAACCCTGCTGCGCTGTCAGACGATCTTTATCGACAATGCCAACCTGATGAAGAAGAGCAGTTTCCCGAACATCTGCTTGCCTGTCATCACTGTTCTGATCACCTCGTTCAATTTTGCGGTGATTTTCAGTCTTTTCCTGGTGTTTTTGCTGCTGATCGGTCATTTTCCAGGGTGGGTGATTCTGGCCATCCTGCCGGTCATTGTGCTGCAGACGCTGCTGGCGCTGGGGCTGGGCCTTCTGTGCGCGACGCTGAACGTGTTTTTCCGCGACGTGGGCCAACTGGTCGGTGCCGTGTTGCAGTTCGGCTTCTGGTTGACTCCGATCATCTACCCGATTTCTGTGCTGCCAGTGTGGACGCACCGCTGGATCATGCTGAACCCGCTGGTCGGCGTCTTCAACTTCTACCAGACCATTTTCGTGGAGCAGCGCATACCGCCGCTCGATGGTCTGCTATCTGCAGCGATCTGGACCTCGTTTTCCCTGGTGATCGGCCTGTGGGTTTACCGTCGCCATCAACGTGAAATGGTGGATGAACTATGA
- a CDS encoding ABC transporter ATP-binding protein — MNPVIEVNGLSKAYKNYPGKWSRLREWLSPRGQPRHRLSWVLHGLSFSVAAGESVGIVGQNGAGKSTLLKLLTGTSFPTAGQVRVNGQLSALLELGMGFHPDFTGRQNVYMTGQLMGRTSGQIDGALAGIEAFAEIGDYFDRPVRTYSSGMQVRLAFSVATAFRPDILIVDEALAVGDVYFQHKCFGRIRAFREQGTTLLFVSHDPGAVKSLCDRAILLNGGRIVLDDKPDIVLDHYNALIAEREADHHRANARETPLHLRSGNRKAEINGVVLQHGDEERQIFRVGEAAQLRVRYQVHEQLADLTFGILIKDRLGNDIFGTNTWHLGYSEPLGTQPGHEQELVLNIPSLALGVGSYSVTLALHSHATHLQDSYDWWEKCLVFEVVRGSHPEFIGTSPLVIEPHLSPRN; from the coding sequence ATGAATCCGGTGATCGAAGTCAACGGACTCAGCAAGGCCTACAAGAACTACCCGGGCAAATGGAGCCGACTGCGCGAATGGCTGTCCCCGCGCGGGCAGCCGCGCCACCGGCTGAGCTGGGTGCTTCATGGCCTGAGCTTCAGTGTGGCGGCCGGCGAGTCGGTCGGCATTGTGGGCCAGAATGGTGCCGGCAAGAGCACCCTGCTCAAACTGCTGACTGGGACGTCCTTTCCCACCGCTGGTCAGGTCCGGGTCAATGGCCAGCTATCGGCATTGCTGGAACTGGGAATGGGATTTCACCCGGATTTCACCGGTCGTCAGAATGTCTACATGACCGGCCAGTTGATGGGACGGACCAGCGGCCAGATCGACGGTGCGCTGGCCGGGATCGAGGCGTTTGCCGAAATTGGCGATTATTTCGACCGTCCTGTTCGCACATATTCCAGTGGCATGCAAGTGCGGCTGGCGTTCAGCGTTGCGACAGCGTTTCGGCCCGATATCCTGATTGTCGATGAGGCGCTGGCAGTCGGGGATGTTTATTTTCAACACAAGTGTTTCGGCCGAATTCGCGCTTTTCGCGAACAAGGCACGACACTGCTGTTCGTCTCCCACGACCCGGGGGCTGTCAAGAGCTTGTGTGATCGTGCCATTCTGCTGAATGGTGGCCGCATTGTTCTTGACGACAAGCCGGATATCGTGCTTGACCACTACAACGCGCTGATCGCCGAGCGCGAGGCAGACCATCACCGCGCGAATGCGCGCGAGACGCCTCTGCATCTGCGTTCGGGCAACCGCAAGGCGGAGATCAACGGTGTCGTACTGCAGCATGGCGACGAGGAACGCCAGATTTTCCGCGTCGGCGAGGCGGCACAACTGCGCGTGCGCTATCAGGTTCACGAGCAACTGGCCGACCTGACGTTTGGCATCCTGATCAAGGATCGCCTCGGCAATGACATCTTCGGCACCAACACTTGGCACCTTGGCTATTCCGAGCCCCTGGGAACGCAGCCGGGTCATGAGCAGGAACTGGTGCTGAACATCCCGTCGCTTGCCCTCGGCGTCGGTAGTTACAGTGTGACACTGGCGTTGCACAGCCATGCGACCCACTTGCAGGACAGCTACGACTGGTGGGAAAAATGCCTGGTGTTCGAAGTGGTTCGGGGGTCACACCCCGAGTTCATCGGCACCAGCCCTCTGGTCATCGAGCCTCACCTTAGCCCCCGAAACTGA
- a CDS encoding class I SAM-dependent methyltransferase yields the protein MLQDNNPEIDLQVLEARLSRDIQTRRRDSLMQATPLAVAPVGKPSLRQRLQRYPLLVRIVRATRRTMQALTLHGLPFRERVRMLPLVGRAARWTFVLLQLPRFRDITLGKLQVHDDLFRQHTEAIRSSQAHLQSLQDANNDMSAALLNMERQQRAWRCTQENRIASLQQQLREAEQLLLRGADECAAPLPRDTVETALLDSYYVAFEDAFRGSREEIKARQTVYLPVLRERAGGQADWSVLDIGCGRGEWLELLTENGIACRGIDLNQRMAEQCRQHGLDVTHGDAISYLNSLPAGSLGAVTGFHLIEHIPFEVLLQLFDAALRALRPDGLVIFETPNPENVIVGSCSFYNDSTHLNPIPPLVLEFLAQHRGYARTEIRRLHPVDAEWHVKDGSSELAQRFNHLMYGPQDYALIAWKRHAD from the coding sequence ATGCTGCAAGACAATAACCCGGAAATTGACCTGCAGGTGCTGGAAGCCCGGCTGTCCCGCGATATACAGACACGTCGTCGTGACAGCCTGATGCAGGCCACACCACTGGCGGTGGCGCCCGTCGGAAAACCGTCGCTGCGCCAGCGTCTGCAACGTTATCCACTGCTGGTGCGCATCGTGCGTGCCACACGGCGCACGATGCAGGCCCTGACCCTGCATGGGCTGCCTTTCCGCGAACGCGTGCGAATGCTGCCGCTGGTCGGCCGAGCAGCGCGCTGGACCTTCGTGCTGCTGCAGTTGCCACGCTTCCGCGACATCACACTGGGCAAGCTGCAGGTGCATGACGATCTGTTCCGGCAGCATACTGAAGCCATTCGTTCGTCTCAGGCGCACCTGCAGAGCCTGCAGGACGCGAACAATGACATGTCCGCCGCGCTGCTGAACATGGAGCGGCAGCAGCGGGCCTGGCGTTGCACGCAGGAAAACCGCATTGCATCTCTCCAGCAGCAATTGCGTGAAGCCGAGCAACTGCTGCTGCGCGGGGCCGATGAATGCGCTGCTCCTTTGCCGCGCGACACTGTCGAGACGGCACTGCTTGACAGCTACTATGTGGCTTTCGAGGACGCTTTCCGCGGCAGCCGCGAGGAGATCAAGGCCCGGCAGACCGTGTACCTGCCGGTCTTGCGCGAGCGCGCCGGTGGCCAGGCTGACTGGAGCGTGCTCGACATCGGTTGTGGCCGGGGCGAGTGGCTGGAGCTGCTGACCGAGAACGGCATTGCCTGCCGGGGCATCGATCTCAACCAACGGATGGCCGAGCAATGCCGGCAGCACGGGCTGGACGTCACTCATGGCGATGCGATCTCCTACCTGAACAGCCTGCCTGCCGGCAGCCTGGGCGCGGTGACCGGTTTTCATCTCATTGAACACATCCCGTTTGAGGTGCTGTTGCAGCTGTTCGACGCTGCGCTGCGCGCATTGCGCCCGGACGGACTGGTGATTTTCGAAACGCCAAACCCCGAAAACGTGATTGTGGGTTCTTGCTCGTTCTACAACGACTCGACCCATCTGAACCCCATTCCCCCGCTGGTGCTCGAATTCCTCGCTCAGCATCGCGGCTACGCACGTACCGAGATCCGCCGCCTGCACCCGGTTGATGCCGAATGGCATGTCAAGGACGGCAGCAGTGAGCTGGCCCAGCGTTTCAACCACCTGATGTACGGTCCTCAGGACTACGCGCTTATCGCCTGGAAACGACATGCAGATTGA
- a CDS encoding glycosyltransferase family 4 protein: protein MQIDAIHQFSHSCAPGDGVTNGLLFTRKLLRSLGFRSEIYCVTVHDALKHDLRSFRDYPVGEDRQALLVHHSLGHDDAAWIEARTEPKILVYHNITPAEFFPEGSYLHRYCTLGRQQLRDWAPQCIGAIGDSDFNSDELRDSGYGNAVTIPMLVDIDRVLAAPCDVRIEARHADTFNVLFIGRICENKGQLDLLEAFAELLHFIDRPARLMIVGGTTSEDYRARLDARIAELGLGDYIDMPGKVPADALIGYYRAADVFVSMSEHEGFGMPLIEAMLHDVPVVAYNSSNIGNTLGEGGLLLDSKDPRRIGALLNLISSQPALRRRIIAAQRRNLERFRADVVRRQLADYLGSLDIGVPLAPVDMPRNDLLAWQVEGPFDSDYSLAIVNRELARALRDLGENVALFSTEGGGDFAPDAGFLAAHPDIAALSQRSASHPQLDTVLRFCYPPRTNRMRGRVNAFHCYGWEESAFPADHAARFNHDLDLITVLSREVEKILRDNGVSTPIAVVGAGVDHILAAPVASTGVPGRGFRFLHVSSCFPRKGVDVLLRAWGKAFRAGDDVSLIIKTFPNPHNTVASQLERLRAADPDYPDVVLIERDLPQAELNALYRGCDAFVAPGRGEGLGMPMAEAMLFDLPVITTNWGGQTDFCTEETAWLVDYRFAPAQTHLGLSNSVWAEPDLAHLTARLREVRQTSPAGLTRRTAAARLKIERDYTWRGVAERTRAAVAALEAQPLLRPEPKIGWVSTWHSRCGIAIYAERLACRIPADRLVVLANRDAEVESPDAPNVHRCWSAADKSAGSLDALYDTIVAQGLGAVVIQFNFSFFGLPALARLVERLKARAIGVHLFFHSTADVHHGAELKTLTDIAPALATADRLYVHGVDDLNRLKTFGHVRNVVLFPHGVGAAPVPAVRPAVLAGKRVLASYGFLLPHKGIQALIHAFAMLAERQSDLYLLLVTACYPVEQSAQEARDCQALIDHYRLGGRVTFLTDFLPDTESLSWLQHADLLVYPYQHTQESSSAAVRTGLSVGVPVAVTPLSIFDDVGEAVNRLPGTGPEQLAAGLSLLLERLATPVARTAECERIARWCAVRQWPQLSTRLCRLIDGLAPSSLDAH, encoded by the coding sequence ATGCAGATTGACGCCATCCACCAGTTCAGCCACAGCTGTGCACCCGGCGACGGGGTGACCAATGGCTTGTTGTTCACCCGCAAGCTGTTGCGTTCCCTCGGATTCCGGTCGGAAATCTACTGCGTTACCGTCCATGACGCCCTCAAACACGATCTCCGCTCGTTCCGCGACTATCCGGTCGGCGAGGACCGCCAGGCGCTGCTCGTCCATCACAGTCTCGGCCATGACGATGCGGCCTGGATCGAGGCGCGCACTGAGCCGAAAATCCTCGTTTACCATAACATCACCCCGGCGGAATTCTTCCCGGAGGGCAGCTATCTGCACCGCTACTGCACCCTCGGCCGACAGCAGTTGCGCGACTGGGCGCCGCAGTGCATCGGTGCCATCGGGGATTCGGACTTCAATTCCGATGAGCTGCGCGACAGCGGATACGGCAATGCGGTCACCATTCCTATGCTGGTCGATATTGACCGGGTACTGGCGGCACCCTGCGATGTGCGTATCGAAGCCCGGCACGCCGACACATTCAACGTGCTGTTTATCGGACGCATCTGCGAGAACAAGGGCCAGCTCGACCTGCTGGAAGCTTTTGCCGAGCTGCTGCACTTCATTGATCGTCCGGCGCGGCTGATGATCGTTGGTGGCACGACCAGCGAGGACTACCGCGCGCGACTGGATGCACGGATCGCCGAGCTCGGACTCGGCGATTATATCGACATGCCGGGCAAGGTGCCGGCTGACGCCCTGATCGGCTACTACCGTGCCGCCGACGTGTTCGTGTCCATGAGTGAGCACGAAGGCTTCGGCATGCCGCTGATCGAGGCCATGCTGCACGACGTCCCGGTGGTAGCCTACAACAGCAGCAATATCGGCAATACGCTGGGTGAGGGCGGCCTGCTGCTGGACAGCAAGGACCCGCGCCGGATCGGTGCGCTGCTGAACCTGATTTCCAGCCAGCCGGCGCTGCGCCGCCGTATCATCGCCGCGCAGCGGCGCAATCTCGAACGCTTCCGCGCCGACGTCGTCCGCCGGCAACTGGCCGATTACCTTGGCTCGCTGGATATCGGGGTGCCGCTGGCGCCGGTCGACATGCCGCGTAACGACCTGCTGGCCTGGCAGGTCGAAGGCCCGTTCGATAGTGATTACAGCCTGGCCATCGTCAACCGTGAACTCGCGCGCGCACTGCGTGATCTCGGCGAGAACGTTGCATTGTTTTCGACCGAGGGTGGTGGGGATTTTGCGCCGGATGCCGGCTTTCTGGCCGCTCATCCCGACATTGCTGCACTGTCGCAGCGCAGCGCGTCACACCCGCAACTGGATACCGTACTGCGTTTCTGCTACCCGCCGCGTACGAACCGGATGAGGGGGCGGGTCAATGCCTTCCACTGCTATGGGTGGGAAGAAAGCGCGTTTCCGGCCGACCATGCGGCCCGCTTCAACCATGATCTCGACCTGATCACCGTGCTGTCGCGGGAAGTGGAAAAAATTCTGCGCGACAATGGCGTAAGCACGCCGATCGCCGTGGTCGGGGCCGGCGTCGACCATATACTCGCGGCGCCGGTGGCCAGCACTGGCGTGCCGGGACGCGGCTTCCGCTTCCTGCACGTGTCGTCCTGTTTCCCGCGCAAGGGGGTGGATGTGCTGCTGCGCGCATGGGGCAAGGCATTCCGTGCCGGGGACGATGTCAGCCTGATCATCAAGACCTTCCCCAATCCGCACAACACGGTCGCCAGCCAGCTGGAACGTTTGCGGGCAGCCGATCCTGACTACCCGGACGTTGTCCTGATCGAGCGCGATCTGCCGCAGGCCGAGCTGAACGCGCTGTACCGAGGCTGCGACGCCTTTGTCGCGCCGGGACGCGGTGAAGGACTGGGCATGCCGATGGCTGAAGCCATGCTGTTCGATCTGCCGGTCATCACGACCAACTGGGGCGGGCAGACTGACTTTTGCACCGAGGAAACGGCCTGGCTGGTCGATTACCGTTTCGCGCCGGCACAGACGCATCTCGGGCTGTCGAATTCGGTCTGGGCGGAGCCGGACCTTGCGCATCTGACCGCCAGGCTGCGTGAAGTGCGCCAGACGAGCCCGGCTGGGCTGACCCGCCGGACGGCGGCCGCCCGCCTGAAAATCGAGCGTGACTATACCTGGCGCGGTGTGGCTGAACGGACCCGCGCAGCAGTGGCCGCACTGGAGGCGCAGCCGCTGCTGCGCCCGGAACCGAAAATCGGCTGGGTCAGCACCTGGCACAGCCGCTGCGGTATTGCCATCTATGCCGAACGTCTTGCCTGCCGTATCCCGGCCGACCGGCTGGTCGTGCTTGCCAACCGCGACGCCGAAGTGGAGAGCCCGGACGCGCCAAACGTCCACCGCTGTTGGTCTGCTGCCGACAAGTCCGCCGGGAGCCTGGATGCGCTGTATGACACTATCGTTGCCCAGGGTCTGGGGGCGGTTGTCATCCAGTTCAACTTCTCGTTCTTCGGCCTGCCTGCGCTGGCCAGATTGGTCGAGCGGCTGAAAGCACGCGCGATCGGTGTGCACCTGTTCTTCCACTCGACGGCTGACGTCCATCATGGTGCCGAACTGAAGACCCTGACGGATATTGCTCCCGCGCTGGCCACCGCCGACCGATTGTACGTTCACGGCGTGGATGACCTGAACCGGCTCAAGACCTTCGGTCATGTACGCAATGTCGTTCTGTTCCCGCATGGCGTGGGGGCGGCGCCCGTACCGGCTGTACGCCCGGCCGTGCTGGCCGGCAAGCGCGTGCTGGCCAGTTACGGCTTTCTGTTGCCACACAAGGGCATACAGGCGCTAATTCATGCATTTGCCATGCTTGCCGAGCGCCAGTCCGATCTGTACTTGTTACTGGTTACCGCATGCTACCCGGTCGAGCAGTCGGCGCAGGAAGCACGTGATTGCCAGGCGCTGATCGACCATTACCGGCTGGGGGGGCGAGTGACTTTCCTGACCGATTTTCTGCCCGATACCGAAAGCCTGAGCTGGCTTCAGCATGCCGATTTGCTCGTCTATCCGTATCAGCATACCCAGGAATCGTCGAGTGCCGCCGTGCGCACCGGCCTGTCGGTCGGTGTGCCGGTCGCGGTCACGCCGCTGAGTATTTTCGATGATGTGGGCGAGGCAGTGAACCGTCTGCCGGGCACCGGGCCCGAGCAACTGGCGGCAGGCCTGTCGTTGCTGCTGGAGCGGCTGGCCACACCGGTGGCGCGAACGGCCGAGTGCGAGCGCATTGCACGCTGGTGCGCGGTCCGGCAGTGGCCGCAGTTGTCGACCCGGCTGTGCCGGCTGATCGACGGGCTCGCACCGTCATCGCTAGATGCCCACTAA